In Streptomyces sp. 1331.2, one genomic interval encodes:
- a CDS encoding LysR family transcriptional regulator, which produces MDLDLRKLRYFTAVAEHGQFGRAAQELFITQPVLSRQIRAFEQELGCELFTRTTRSVELTAAGRKLYEEARRITAVVDSALDRVREAARGEQRLVVAFSPGLHVSHAIRAFSADRPDVAIDVLPLRWWEQDAPLRDGRAHVGYLRHPFDTTGLRTVPIGRETKVACLPMTHPLADRPSLTTADLDGEPVLDAARARRTSSLDEKFELVASGQGIALVPLSITRSYSRPDLRYLPVTDSRPVETCLAVPEGECADPVRQFLATATTALRSPAPGPGPGRAPGPAR; this is translated from the coding sequence AGTTGTTCATCACCCAGCCGGTCCTCAGCCGACAGATCCGGGCGTTCGAGCAGGAGTTGGGCTGCGAGCTGTTCACCCGTACCACCCGCAGTGTCGAACTCACCGCAGCGGGCCGGAAGTTGTACGAGGAGGCCCGGCGCATCACCGCGGTCGTGGACAGTGCCCTGGACCGCGTCCGGGAGGCCGCACGGGGCGAACAGCGGCTCGTCGTCGCCTTCTCCCCGGGCCTGCACGTGTCCCACGCGATCCGGGCGTTCAGCGCCGACCGCCCGGACGTCGCCATCGACGTCCTCCCGCTGCGCTGGTGGGAACAGGACGCACCACTGCGCGACGGCCGCGCCCACGTCGGCTACCTGCGCCACCCCTTCGACACCACGGGCCTGCGCACCGTGCCCATCGGCCGCGAGACCAAGGTCGCCTGCCTGCCGATGACCCACCCGCTGGCCGACCGCCCCAGCCTCACCACCGCCGACCTCGACGGCGAGCCGGTCCTCGACGCCGCCCGCGCACGGCGAACCTCCTCGCTCGACGAGAAGTTCGAACTCGTCGCCTCCGGCCAGGGCATCGCCCTGGTCCCGCTGAGCATCACCCGCTCCTACTCCCGCCCCGACCTGCGCTACCTGCCCGTCACCGACTCCCGGCCCGTCGAGACCTGCCTGGCCGTCCCCGAGGGCGAATGCGCCGACCCCGTACGGCAGTTCCTCGCCACCGCCACGACGGCCCTGCGCAGCCCGGCACCGGGACCGGGACCGGGACGGGCACCGGGACCGGCACGTTAG
- a CDS encoding tetratricopeptide repeat protein: protein MPAIADAFQDRGLTETVADAAGGGGPVVLCQVLAGMGGVGKTQLAAHHAHSLLEAGSLDLLLWVTASSRQAVRQAYTQAAAQVAGGDPADFDAAPELFLAWLSTTSKRWLVVLDDVQDAGDLARLWPPRRASGQVVVTTRRRDPLWFADGRTQIEVGLFSPAETLAYLRRRLRRWCPAEGDDELAALGEDLGRLPLALAQAASYLIDSARSGMTSSHYREMVRSRRPLAELAPNQLPDDQTSTLAAVLALSLERADLHSLGQATPVLQLASWLDPHGIPDRILTAPSARAFIARQARRAEAAEAADAAGASAPGATGRRLLRFRKARKTRGARSARSARSARKAPPLPTPDVSAHRVALVLEILHRLSLADHLPAGPDRSFGLLRVHALVQHAAHDTLGPGLLTSLARTTAFAVREAWPAVETSQALAQALRACTAALHRKAGPHLWADPTGKAAGALLRAGVSLADSGQSAAALQYFEQLGSEAGTHIGFQHPTLLTIRLELARCLGSMGDDPAAIRGLEDVLTDMRRVHGPDHPSTLAAQAALAEQYGKAGDFATATRVYDVVASHLSHTSPSGHDTITSLAKLAHWQGESGRPEAAARALRRLAGFSTAALGEDAPQTLAVSARAAHWLGHAGNPLSAVHTLGSLLVTSRLRLGEQHPYTLALRLDHAHWMGVVGEVGWAITELEALLPDMRRVLGDDHPDTVRVQFEHAHWLLGSGHDADGARMLSVLATELTAALGARHPHAFEARRHSAHAVGVSGDPRGAAAAFRELHLEWSTALGEDHPRALALWQQFLRWQGEESGLVDAVADHLAHYARVRRVLGMGHPLTTAAHTALRDCQARLNDETKFVVLVVGRKAD, encoded by the coding sequence ATGCCCGCCATCGCGGATGCGTTCCAGGACCGGGGCCTGACGGAGACGGTGGCGGACGCCGCGGGTGGCGGTGGGCCGGTGGTGCTGTGCCAGGTGCTCGCGGGGATGGGCGGGGTGGGGAAGACGCAGCTGGCCGCCCATCATGCGCACTCCCTGCTGGAGGCCGGCTCGCTGGATCTGCTGCTGTGGGTGACCGCGAGCAGCCGCCAGGCGGTGCGGCAGGCGTACACGCAGGCGGCGGCGCAGGTGGCCGGCGGCGATCCGGCGGACTTCGACGCGGCGCCGGAGCTGTTCCTGGCCTGGTTGAGCACCACGTCGAAGCGATGGCTGGTCGTGTTGGACGACGTCCAGGACGCCGGCGACCTGGCCCGGCTGTGGCCGCCGAGACGGGCGTCGGGGCAGGTGGTCGTGACGACCCGGCGGCGGGATCCGCTGTGGTTCGCCGACGGGAGGACCCAGATCGAGGTCGGGCTGTTCAGCCCGGCCGAGACCCTGGCGTACCTGCGGCGGCGCCTCCGACGGTGGTGCCCGGCCGAGGGGGACGACGAGCTGGCGGCGTTGGGGGAGGACCTCGGCCGGCTGCCGCTGGCTCTCGCCCAGGCCGCGTCGTACCTGATCGACTCGGCCCGTTCCGGGATGACGAGCAGCCACTACCGGGAGATGGTGCGCTCCCGGCGGCCGCTCGCCGAGCTGGCGCCGAACCAGCTGCCGGACGACCAGACGTCGACGCTCGCCGCCGTCCTCGCGCTGAGCCTGGAGCGCGCGGACCTGCACTCGCTCGGCCAGGCGACGCCGGTCCTGCAGTTGGCGTCGTGGCTCGACCCGCACGGCATACCGGACAGGATTCTCACGGCTCCCTCCGCTCGGGCCTTCATCGCACGGCAGGCCCGGCGGGCGGAGGCCGCGGAGGCTGCCGACGCCGCGGGGGCATCCGCGCCCGGGGCTACCGGGAGGCGACTCCTCCGGTTCCGCAAAGCCCGTAAAACCCGCGGTGCCCGCAGCGCCCGCAGCGCCCGCAGCGCCCGCAAAGCCCCTCCCCTGCCGACCCCGGACGTCAGCGCCCACCGGGTGGCGCTCGTGCTGGAGATCCTCCACCGGCTCAGCCTCGCCGATCACCTCCCGGCCGGCCCGGACCGGTCGTTCGGGCTGCTGCGCGTCCACGCCCTGGTCCAGCACGCAGCCCATGACACGCTCGGCCCGGGCCTGCTCACCTCCCTCGCACGCACCACCGCCTTCGCCGTCCGGGAGGCGTGGCCTGCCGTCGAAACCAGCCAGGCGCTCGCCCAGGCCCTGCGCGCCTGCACGGCCGCACTGCACCGCAAGGCGGGCCCGCACCTGTGGGCGGACCCCACCGGCAAGGCCGCCGGTGCGCTTCTGCGCGCCGGTGTCAGTCTCGCCGACAGCGGCCAGAGCGCAGCCGCCCTCCAGTACTTCGAACAGCTGGGCTCGGAGGCCGGTACGCACATCGGCTTCCAGCACCCCACGCTGCTGACCATCCGCCTGGAACTGGCCCGCTGCCTCGGTTCGATGGGCGACGACCCGGCGGCGATCCGGGGCCTCGAAGACGTCCTGACGGACATGCGCCGGGTCCACGGGCCGGACCACCCTTCCACCCTGGCCGCGCAGGCGGCCCTGGCGGAGCAGTACGGCAAGGCCGGCGACTTCGCCACGGCGACCCGGGTCTACGACGTCGTGGCGAGCCACCTGTCCCACACCAGCCCGAGTGGGCACGACACCATCACCTCGCTGGCGAAGCTGGCGCACTGGCAGGGCGAGTCGGGACGGCCCGAGGCAGCCGCACGGGCGCTGCGCAGGCTGGCCGGGTTCAGTACGGCCGCCCTCGGCGAGGACGCTCCGCAGACCCTCGCCGTCTCCGCGCGGGCAGCCCACTGGCTGGGCCACGCCGGCAACCCGCTGTCCGCCGTGCACACCTTGGGCTCGCTGCTCGTCACCAGCCGCCTGAGACTGGGCGAGCAGCACCCGTACACCCTGGCCCTCCGCCTCGACCATGCGCACTGGATGGGGGTCGTCGGTGAGGTCGGCTGGGCGATCACGGAGCTTGAGGCCCTGCTCCCGGACATGCGGCGGGTGCTGGGAGACGATCACCCCGACACCGTCCGCGTCCAGTTCGAGCACGCGCACTGGCTGCTGGGTTCGGGCCATGACGCCGACGGAGCGCGGATGCTGAGCGTGCTCGCGACCGAGCTGACCGCCGCGCTGGGTGCGCGGCATCCGCATGCCTTCGAGGCTCGCCGGCACAGTGCGCACGCCGTCGGCGTGAGCGGTGACCCGCGCGGTGCTGCCGCCGCGTTCCGGGAGCTCCACCTGGAGTGGTCGACCGCGCTGGGTGAGGACCATCCGCGGGCACTCGCCCTGTGGCAGCAGTTCCTGAGGTGGCAGGGAGAGGAGAGCGGCCTGGTCGATGCGGTCGCCGACCACCTGGCGCACTACGCGAGGGTCCGCCGAGTGCTCGGCATGGGCCACCCTCTGACCACGGCCGCGCACACGGCGCTGAGGGACTGCCAGGCCCGGCTCAACGACGAGACGAAGTTCGTCGTCCTCGTCGTCGGCCGGAAGGCGGACTAA
- a CDS encoding LysE family translocator, whose translation MTVTSAIASFAVVAGMLTIMPGLDTALVLRSAITLGRRRAFATALGILCGVLVWGVAAAVGATAVLTASHLLYDALRVAGAGYLAWLGIGMLRRTLKQRGRPVSGETAGTADGAQEATTAEATWARSWARGLGTSLLNPKNGVFYMAMLPQFIPSGAPHLPMGVVLATVHDLEGLVWFSALIFGTHLVRRWLNRASVQRAIDAITGTVLVAFGIKLALAAD comes from the coding sequence ATGACCGTTACCTCTGCCATCGCCTCCTTCGCCGTGGTCGCCGGCATGCTGACCATCATGCCGGGACTGGACACCGCCCTGGTGCTGCGCTCCGCCATCACCCTGGGCCGGCGCCGGGCCTTCGCGACGGCGCTGGGGATCCTCTGCGGCGTCCTCGTCTGGGGCGTGGCCGCCGCGGTCGGCGCCACCGCGGTGCTCACCGCCTCCCACCTGCTGTACGACGCGCTGCGCGTGGCCGGCGCCGGGTACCTGGCGTGGCTGGGCATCGGCATGCTCCGCCGGACGCTCAAGCAGCGCGGCCGCCCCGTGTCGGGGGAGACGGCCGGCACGGCGGACGGAGCGCAGGAGGCCACGACCGCGGAGGCGACCTGGGCGCGGTCCTGGGCCCGCGGCCTGGGCACCAGCCTGCTGAACCCCAAGAACGGCGTCTTCTACATGGCGATGCTGCCCCAGTTCATCCCCAGCGGTGCCCCGCACCTGCCGATGGGCGTCGTCCTGGCGACCGTCCACGACCTGGAGGGGCTGGTCTGGTTCAGCGCCCTGATCTTCGGCACCCACCTCGTCCGCCGCTGGCTCAACCGCGCCTCGGTCCAGCGCGCCATCGACGCGATCACCGGCACGGTCCTCGTCGCCTTCGGCATCAAGCTGGCCCTCGCGGCGGACTGA
- a CDS encoding TetR/AcrR family transcriptional regulator: MGTDRLDEVLDATYDCLTRYGVRRTTMDDIATTMGVSRSAVYQYVRSKDDAFRRLAERLHAQALARARRAAADSAVPYAARVRGVLAAKLELVLALSEDSPHTAELLDDKARLFGGICSAFTAELRHLLTGLFAVAGTVEGVGPAEAADVCIALVVGLENATDAHRLLPVGSDALVAGLLGQPVSTVTAGS, encoded by the coding sequence ATGGGCACCGACCGGCTCGACGAGGTCCTCGACGCCACGTACGACTGCCTGACCAGGTACGGCGTGCGGCGCACCACGATGGACGACATCGCCACCACCATGGGCGTGTCCCGGTCCGCGGTCTACCAGTACGTCCGCAGCAAGGACGACGCCTTCCGGCGGCTCGCCGAGCGCCTGCACGCGCAGGCGCTCGCGCGGGCCCGCCGGGCAGCGGCCGACAGCGCGGTACCGTACGCCGCCCGTGTCCGGGGCGTCCTCGCCGCCAAGCTCGAACTCGTCCTCGCCCTGTCCGAGGACTCCCCGCACACGGCCGAACTCCTCGACGACAAGGCCCGCCTCTTCGGCGGGATATGTTCCGCCTTCACCGCCGAGCTGCGCCACCTGCTCACCGGCCTCTTCGCCGTGGCGGGCACCGTCGAAGGGGTCGGGCCCGCCGAGGCGGCGGACGTCTGCATCGCGCTCGTGGTCGGCCTGGAGAACGCGACGGACGCGCACCGCCTGCTGCCCGTGGGATCCGATGCCCTCGTGGCCGGCCTGCTGGGCCAGCCCGTCTCCACCGTGACCGCGGGCAGCTGA
- a CDS encoding LysR family transcriptional regulator, whose product MPSPQGSGLLDLNLLRTFLAVYRAGTFTAGARVLGLSQPTVTTQIRSLESQLGRELFERLSRGVAPTPFADELAARVMEPLDALGPVGGGALFGESDAEPVHLAGPAEYLTHCVMPTLAPLVDKGVRLRVAFGLTDDLLDGLRAGRHDLVVATLRPRGRALASVPLADEEFVLVAAPSWAERIGSRLATEGPAALHGVPLVSYAEDLPIVRRYWRHVFGRRLTCSPTVTVPDLRAVRAAVVGGAGFSVLPRYLCADDLASGALALLNDPDDPPINTGFLVQRPGSSTNPHVALVRDHLLRSVQGSSHR is encoded by the coding sequence ATGCCGTCGCCGCAAGGCAGCGGCCTTCTCGATCTGAACCTGCTGCGCACGTTCCTCGCCGTGTACCGCGCCGGCACCTTCACCGCGGGCGCCCGCGTGCTGGGCCTTTCACAACCGACGGTGACGACGCAGATCCGCTCGCTGGAGAGCCAGCTGGGCCGGGAGCTGTTCGAGCGGCTGTCCCGCGGTGTCGCCCCGACCCCGTTCGCCGACGAGCTGGCCGCGCGGGTCATGGAGCCGCTGGACGCCCTCGGCCCGGTCGGCGGCGGCGCCCTCTTCGGCGAGAGCGACGCGGAGCCCGTGCACCTGGCGGGGCCCGCCGAGTACCTCACGCACTGCGTCATGCCGACGCTCGCCCCGCTCGTCGACAAGGGGGTGCGCCTGCGCGTCGCCTTCGGCCTCACCGACGATCTGCTCGACGGACTGCGCGCCGGCCGGCACGACCTGGTGGTGGCCACCCTGCGCCCACGCGGCCGCGCGCTCGCCTCCGTACCGCTGGCCGACGAGGAATTCGTCCTGGTCGCCGCACCTTCATGGGCCGAACGGATCGGCTCGCGCCTTGCCACCGAGGGACCGGCAGCGCTGCACGGAGTGCCGCTCGTGTCGTACGCCGAGGACCTGCCGATCGTCCGCCGCTACTGGCGCCATGTCTTCGGCAGGCGGTTGACCTGCAGTCCGACCGTCACCGTGCCCGACCTGAGGGCCGTCAGGGCAGCCGTCGTCGGCGGCGCCGGGTTCAGCGTGCTGCCGCGCTACCTGTGCGCCGACGACCTGGCCTCAGGCGCCCTGGCCCTCCTCAACGATCCGGACGACCCACCGATCAACACCGGCTTCCTGGTCCAGCGCCCGGGGTCGTCCACGAATCCCCACGTCGCGCTGGTTCGCGACCACCTGCTGCGCTCCGTCCAGGGGTCATCACACCGGTGA
- a CDS encoding DUF1772 domain-containing protein, with protein MLDALEILTTVLVGLMVGVEFSVAFVMNPIFNALPDDSNQRARSHGGRMLGAVMPVWYIGSLLLVVIWAVAGWHRPGAGLVVTSGALLVLSVVMSLLLLVPINNRGKTWTAENRPDDWKEQMNRWDRYHYARVAVIVAAFTLIVTALT; from the coding sequence ATGCTCGACGCACTCGAAATCCTCACCACCGTGCTCGTCGGCCTGATGGTGGGCGTGGAGTTCTCCGTCGCCTTCGTCATGAACCCGATCTTCAACGCCCTCCCCGACGACAGCAACCAGCGCGCCCGCAGCCACGGCGGCCGGATGCTCGGCGCCGTCATGCCGGTCTGGTACATCGGCTCACTCCTCCTCGTCGTGATCTGGGCCGTCGCCGGCTGGCACCGCCCCGGCGCCGGACTCGTCGTCACCTCCGGCGCGCTGCTGGTCCTCAGCGTGGTCATGTCGCTCCTGCTGCTCGTCCCGATCAACAACCGGGGCAAGACGTGGACCGCCGAGAACCGGCCCGACGACTGGAAGGAGCAGATGAACCGCTGGGACCGCTACCACTACGCCCGCGTCGCCGTCATCGTCGCCGCCTTCACCCTGATCGTCACCGCCCTCACCTGA
- a CDS encoding nitroreductase family deazaflavin-dependent oxidoreductase: MPLEGEYEPSPAQWVRDQVELYESSGGTRGTTLRDTGLPVIILTTRGAKSGKIRKTPLMRVEHEGRYAAVASKGGFPRHPVWYFNVTSDPHVELQDGPVRQDMTAREVTGDEKAEWWERAVAAYPPYAEYQEKTDRVIPVFVLEPVRG; this comes from the coding sequence ATGCCTCTTGAGGGCGAGTACGAGCCGAGTCCGGCACAGTGGGTGCGCGATCAGGTCGAGCTGTACGAGAGTTCGGGCGGCACCCGGGGAACGACGCTCCGGGACACGGGCCTGCCGGTCATCATCCTCACGACGCGCGGCGCGAAGAGCGGCAAGATCCGCAAGACCCCGTTGATGCGCGTGGAGCACGAGGGGCGGTACGCGGCCGTGGCCTCGAAGGGCGGCTTCCCGCGCCACCCGGTCTGGTACTTCAACGTCACGTCCGACCCGCACGTGGAGCTCCAGGACGGGCCCGTACGGCAGGACATGACGGCCCGTGAGGTCACCGGGGACGAGAAAGCCGAGTGGTGGGAGCGCGCGGTCGCCGCGTACCCGCCGTACGCCGAGTACCAGGAGAAGACGGACCGGGTGATCCCCGTCTTCGTGCTGGAGCCCGTGCGCGGGTAG
- a CDS encoding SDR family NAD(P)-dependent oxidoreductase, producing the protein MGELDGRTALVTGGSRGIGRAIALRLAADGALVAVHYGSNGESAAETVELIAKAGGRAFAVRARFGENGAPEELSEGLTAGLAEHGEDGLDVLVNNAGIHLTGSIGQITEEEFDRVMAINVRTPVFVIQRVLPLLRDGGRIVNVASAATRIGSPLQVGYTVSKAALAALAAPLANDLGRRGITVNTVNPGVVLTDMTSAWTSAPAAMAGLEAITALGRIGRPEDVADVVGFLAGPQGRWVTGQTIDASGGTYLGPIPPA; encoded by the coding sequence GTGGGGGAACTGGACGGCAGGACGGCGCTGGTGACCGGCGGCTCGCGCGGGATCGGGCGGGCGATCGCGCTGCGGCTGGCCGCCGACGGGGCGCTGGTCGCGGTGCACTACGGCAGCAACGGGGAATCGGCCGCGGAGACCGTGGAGCTGATCGCGAAGGCCGGCGGCCGGGCGTTCGCGGTGCGGGCGCGGTTCGGCGAGAACGGCGCGCCGGAGGAGTTGTCGGAGGGGCTGACGGCCGGGCTGGCCGAACACGGCGAGGACGGCCTGGACGTCCTGGTCAACAACGCCGGTATCCACCTGACCGGTTCGATCGGGCAGATCACCGAGGAGGAGTTCGACCGGGTGATGGCGATCAACGTGCGCACGCCCGTCTTCGTGATCCAGCGGGTGCTGCCGCTGCTGCGCGACGGCGGGCGGATCGTGAACGTGGCCTCGGCGGCGACCCGGATCGGCTCGCCCCTCCAGGTCGGCTACACCGTGAGCAAGGCCGCGCTGGCGGCTCTCGCGGCACCGCTCGCCAACGACCTCGGCCGGCGCGGGATCACCGTGAACACCGTCAACCCGGGGGTGGTCCTCACCGACATGACGTCCGCATGGACGAGCGCCCCCGCGGCGATGGCCGGGCTGGAGGCGATCACCGCTCTGGGCCGGATCGGCCGGCCCGAGGACGTCGCGGACGTCGTGGGCTTCCTGGCGGGACCGCAGGGCCGCTGGGTGACCGGCCAGACCATCGACGCCTCCGGCGGCACGTACCTCGGGCCGATCCCGCCGGCGTGA